The nucleotide window GCTCCGTGGACGGTCGTCGAGGCTTTCGCACGGCTCTTGGAGCAGGGCCGCCTGCAGGACAATCTCCTGACGTCGGCGACGCGCGCTTTGGTCGGCCTCAGCATCGGCCTGCTGATCGGCACGGTCCTGGCTGTGATCGCCGGTCTTTCCCGGATCGGCGAAGCGCTGATCGACGGCCCGGTCCAGATCAAGCGGGCGATACCGACGCTCGCCCTGATCCCCTTGCTGATCCTGTGGTTCGGCATCGGCGAGAGCATGAAGGTCACGACCATCGTGCTTGCCGTTATCGTGCCGATCTACATCCACACGCACAATGCGCTGCGCAGCATCGACAGTCGCTATGTCGAACTGGCCGAGACGCTGCGCATGAGCCAGAAGGACTTCATCCTCCAGGTGGTGCTGCCGGGCGCTTTACCCGGTTTCCTCCTGGGGCTGCGCTTCGCCGTCACCCTCTGCTGGGTTTCTCTTGTCGTCGTCGAGCAGATCAACGCCACCAGCGGGCTCGGCTACATGATCGATCTTGCCCGCAATTATGGGCAGACCGACGTCATCCTCGTCGGCCTCGTGGTCTATGTGCTGCTGGGTCTCGTCTCGGACGGCCTCGTCCGTCTCATCGAACGGAGGGCCCTCTCATGGCGCCGCACCCTGGCAAACTGAAGCCCGAAGCCAACGCCGTCCATGTCCGAAACCTCGTCCGCCGATTTTCGGCAAAGACGATTCTCGACGGCATCGACCTCGATATAGTGGAGGGCGAATTCGTTGCCCTGCTCGGCCGCAGCGGCTCCGGCAAAAGCACGTTCCTGCGCGCCCTCGCCGGCCTCGATCACGGTGTTGAGGGAAGCGGCACCCTTGAGACGCCGGAAAGGCTTTCGGTGGTTTTCCAGGATGCCCGGCTGCTGCCATGGCGCAGCGTCATCCAGAACGTCACGCTCGGCCTGCCCGGCGCCTCCGGCCAGGAAGGCGGCAGGAAGGCTTTGGCGGAGGTAGGACTTGAAGGGCGGGAAACCGCGTGGCCGAACCAGCTTTCCGGCGGCGAACAGCAGAGAGTCGCCCTTGCCCGCTCCCTGGTGCGCGAACCGGCTTTGCTTCTCGCCGATGAACCCTTCGGCGCGCTCGACGCGCTGACCCGGCTGAAAATGCACGACTTGCTGCGGGAATTGTGCGCACGGCACCGTCCTGCCGTGCTGCTCGTTACCCACGACGTCGACGAGGCGATTTCGCTGGCCGACCGGATACTGGTCCTCGACGAAGGCCGGCTGATCGAGGATCTCTGGATCGATCTGCCGACGCCGCGCGATCATGGCGATCCGCGCTTTGCAGAGTTCCGAAGCCATCTTCTCGGCCGGCTCGGGGTCGACGTCCCGGGCCGCAAGGCAGCGTGACATCCACCGACAGCGCAATTTGAATTGGGGATAAGCCAATGAGCACATCGAAAAGGCAAATGCGGCTCGGCGCATTCATCATGGCGACGGGCCATCATATCGCCGCCTGGCGTCATCCGGATGCGCAAGCCGACG belongs to Rhizobium acidisoli and includes:
- a CDS encoding ABC transporter permease, with product MATIWDADEAKLSLRSGGKIAPAGLRAARPVGLLGSAGPRARRRLGPGPAIPFGLQIGPALLVLAWVVGSALGWIDPRVLSAPWTVVEAFARLLEQGRLQDNLLTSATRALVGLSIGLLIGTVLAVIAGLSRIGEALIDGPVQIKRAIPTLALIPLLILWFGIGESMKVTTIVLAVIVPIYIHTHNALRSIDSRYVELAETLRMSQKDFILQVVLPGALPGFLLGLRFAVTLCWVSLVVVEQINATSGLGYMIDLARNYGQTDVILVGLVVYVLLGLVSDGLVRLIERRALSWRRTLAN
- a CDS encoding ABC transporter ATP-binding protein, with the translated sequence MAPHPGKLKPEANAVHVRNLVRRFSAKTILDGIDLDIVEGEFVALLGRSGSGKSTFLRALAGLDHGVEGSGTLETPERLSVVFQDARLLPWRSVIQNVTLGLPGASGQEGGRKALAEVGLEGRETAWPNQLSGGEQQRVALARSLVREPALLLADEPFGALDALTRLKMHDLLRELCARHRPAVLLVTHDVDEAISLADRILVLDEGRLIEDLWIDLPTPRDHGDPRFAEFRSHLLGRLGVDVPGRKAA